One region of Synechocystis sp. PCC 6714 genomic DNA includes:
- the cmr4 gene encoding type III-B CRISPR module RAMP protein Cmr4, which translates to MNIQHLYLLSPLHTGGTTQEGNLLGIARESHTNFPYIPSSTIRGRLRAAVDDNKRDALFGNDLNSDNGNLTQGSVWVGDGSLLWLPVPSLSHGVIWISCPLLLNRYARVAKVTSQTAIVPYLYNFHQANEKVYLKDAIFDSSELINWDKGQAKKFTPHQSNVAIERALVLPDQHCATVIQMGLWRQVKIKLDQHKTVDGGFRYEEAIPPDTLMYFPWGITAQAKGNQEAGEQFQDLLTVNAIMQIGGQESLGRGFVECF; encoded by the coding sequence ATGAACATTCAACATCTATATCTCCTCTCCCCCCTCCATACCGGCGGCACCACCCAGGAAGGCAATTTATTGGGCATTGCCCGGGAGTCCCACACTAATTTTCCCTACATTCCTTCTAGTACCATTCGGGGTCGTTTGCGGGCCGCTGTGGATGACAATAAACGGGACGCTTTATTTGGCAATGATCTAAACAGTGACAATGGTAATTTAACCCAGGGCAGTGTTTGGGTTGGGGATGGTTCTTTGCTTTGGCTTCCTGTACCTTCCCTTAGCCATGGCGTGATTTGGATTAGTTGTCCCCTATTGCTCAATCGCTATGCCAGGGTTGCTAAAGTCACTTCCCAAACGGCGATCGTCCCTTACTTGTACAATTTCCATCAAGCTAACGAAAAAGTTTATTTAAAGGATGCTATTTTTGATAGTAGTGAATTAATTAATTGGGATAAAGGGCAAGCTAAAAAATTTACTCCTCATCAGTCTAACGTAGCTATTGAAAGAGCATTAGTATTGCCAGATCAGCATTGTGCAACGGTAATCCAAATGGGACTTTGGCGACAGGTCAAGATCAAGTTAGATCAACATAAAACTGTTGATGGTGGCTTTCGCTACGAAGAAGCAATTCCCCCTGATACATTGATGTATTTCCCCTGGGGTATTACTGCCCAAGCTAAGGGCAATCAGGAGGCGGGCGAACAGTTTCAAGACTTATTAACTGTCAATGCAATTATGCAAATTGGGGGACAAGAAAGCTTGGGAAGGGGTTTTGTTGAGTGTTTTTAG
- the brxL gene encoding protease Lon-related BREX system protein BrxL, with protein sequence MTSNPSTTMTGDLDALLNQHFAGKVVRKDLTKLVKEGANVPVFVLEYLLGNYCSSQDEVIVKEGLETVKRILADNFVRPDEAEKIKSYIREKGTYKIIDKVSVKLNEKRNVYEADLINLGIRGVVVPSSTVKQYEKLLVGGIWALVTLEFFFEEGQKESPFSVRQLKPVQMPNMDMEELRQGRRHFTTEQWQDVLLRSCGMEPTTLDKRAKWHLLARIIPFVENNYNVCELGPRGTGKSHIYKEISPNSILVSGGQSTVASLFYNKARREVGLVAVWDVVAFDEVAGIRFKDQDGVQIMKDYMASGSFSRGRDAINASASMVFIGNIDNMQALLKTSHLLAPFPDVMIDSAFFDRFYAYIPGWEIPKMRPEFFTNQYGFIVDYLAEFCREMRKYTFSDAINKYFRLGRDLNQRDTIAVKRTVSGLLKLLYPHEEYDKEGIRECLEYALEVRRRIKEQLKRIGGMEFYDVHFSYIDLESNEEKFVVVKEQGGGSLIPEGPLNAGSLHTVCRGSSGHLGLYRLETQVTAGTGQLKLSGFGSNTAAKESVKVGFDYFRANINQIQASAKPGDRDFHIHVVESQNTGASTVLTLAGFIALASGLLNKPLEGQLVVLGTMSLGGNIVPVENLAESLQVAADAGAKRVLLPMASVTDIPTIPGELFAKFQTSFYSDPRDAVFKALGIH encoded by the coding sequence ATGACTTCTAACCCTTCAACGACGATGACCGGCGATCTTGATGCCCTGCTCAACCAACATTTTGCCGGGAAAGTGGTCCGTAAGGATCTGACCAAACTGGTTAAAGAGGGAGCAAACGTGCCTGTCTTTGTCCTGGAATATTTATTGGGAAATTACTGCTCTTCCCAAGATGAAGTCATTGTCAAAGAAGGCCTAGAAACGGTCAAACGAATCCTGGCAGACAATTTTGTCCGCCCAGACGAGGCAGAAAAGATCAAGTCCTATATCCGAGAAAAGGGCACCTACAAGATCATTGATAAAGTTAGCGTCAAGCTCAACGAGAAGCGCAATGTGTACGAAGCCGATCTGATCAATTTGGGCATTCGGGGCGTTGTTGTTCCCTCTAGCACTGTCAAACAATACGAAAAACTTCTGGTGGGAGGCATTTGGGCATTAGTCACCCTGGAATTCTTTTTTGAAGAGGGGCAGAAAGAATCTCCCTTTTCCGTCCGCCAATTAAAACCGGTCCAGATGCCCAATATGGATATGGAAGAGTTACGCCAGGGCCGACGACATTTCACCACCGAGCAATGGCAAGATGTCCTCCTGCGCTCCTGCGGCATGGAACCCACCACCTTGGATAAACGGGCAAAGTGGCATCTGTTAGCCCGCATAATTCCCTTCGTGGAAAACAACTATAACGTCTGTGAATTAGGACCACGAGGCACTGGCAAAAGCCACATTTATAAGGAAATCAGCCCCAATAGCATTCTCGTTTCTGGAGGACAATCCACCGTTGCCTCCCTATTTTACAACAAGGCTCGCCGGGAAGTAGGTCTAGTAGCAGTCTGGGATGTGGTGGCCTTTGACGAAGTAGCTGGTATCCGTTTTAAGGACCAAGATGGAGTCCAAATAATGAAGGACTATATGGCTTCTGGTTCCTTTTCCCGAGGAAGGGATGCCATCAATGCTTCTGCTTCCATGGTGTTCATTGGCAATATTGACAATATGCAAGCCCTGCTCAAAACCAGCCATCTCCTGGCCCCTTTTCCAGATGTGATGATTGACTCAGCCTTCTTTGATCGTTTCTATGCCTACATTCCCGGCTGGGAAATTCCGAAGATGCGGCCGGAGTTTTTCACCAACCAATACGGCTTCATTGTGGATTACTTGGCGGAATTCTGCCGGGAGATGCGGAAATATACCTTCAGTGATGCCATCAATAAGTATTTCCGCCTTGGGCGTGATCTCAACCAACGGGATACCATCGCCGTTAAACGTACCGTTTCTGGGCTTCTGAAATTACTCTATCCCCATGAGGAATACGATAAAGAGGGCATCAGGGAATGCCTGGAGTATGCCCTAGAAGTCAGACGTCGCATTAAGGAACAACTAAAACGCATCGGTGGCATGGAATTTTATGATGTCCACTTCAGTTACATCGACCTAGAAAGCAACGAAGAAAAATTTGTAGTGGTGAAAGAGCAAGGGGGCGGTAGTCTCATTCCGGAAGGACCCCTTAATGCGGGTTCCCTCCATACTGTTTGTCGCGGCAGTAGCGGTCATTTAGGGCTCTATCGCCTAGAAACCCAGGTCACCGCTGGCACAGGACAGCTTAAACTTTCTGGTTTTGGTTCCAATACTGCCGCCAAAGAATCAGTTAAAGTCGGCTTTGACTATTTCCGGGCCAACATCAATCAAATCCAAGCCTCCGCCAAACCTGGCGATCGCGATTTCCATATCCATGTGGTGGAAAGTCAAAACACTGGAGCCTCCACAGTATTAACTCTGGCTGGATTTATTGCTTTAGCTTCTGGACTGCTCAATAAACCACTAGAAGGACAATTAGTTGTGCTAGGCACAATGAGCCTAGGGGGAAACATTGTCCCAGTAGAAAACCTGGCAGAGTCCCTACAGGTAGCCGCAGATGCCGGAGCCAAACGGGTATTACTCCCCATGGCTAGTGTGACAGATATTCCTACTATCCCCGGCGAACTGTTTGCCAAATTCCAAACCAGCTTCTACTCAGATCCCAGGGATGCAGTTTTTAAGGCATTAGGCATTCATTGA
- a CDS encoding HD domain-containing protein yields the protein MNLSHPTPLTPRFGDALVLANHLHAQQFRKGSPVPYISHLLGVTALVLEMGGNEDEAIAALLHDAGFIHNDLHGGNIVLELRGGMWKPFLIDFGHCGHESLQNPFPTPEAIERGLENDVDDLVEAIRLPLVGIPQPPWVEKGIELLETVSVL from the coding sequence ATGAATTTATCCCATCCCACTCCCCTCACCCCGCGCTTTGGCGATGCTCTAGTATTAGCTAACCACTTACATGCTCAACAGTTTCGTAAGGGTTCCCCAGTGCCCTACATCAGCCATTTGCTGGGGGTAACGGCTTTGGTGCTGGAAATGGGCGGCAATGAAGATGAGGCAATCGCCGCTTTGCTCCATGATGCGGGCTTTATCCACAATGACCTCCATGGGGGCAATATTGTCCTGGAGTTAAGAGGAGGGATGTGGAAGCCATTTCTGATTGACTTTGGCCACTGCGGCCATGAGTCGCTTCAGAACCCTTTCCCAACACCCGAAGCTATTGAACGGGGGCTTGAGAACGATGTCGACGACCTTGTAGAGGCAATTCGGTTACCCCTTGTGGGAATACCTCAACCTCCTTGGGTTGAAAAGGGTATCGAACTGCTTGAAACAGTTTCAGTCCTCTGA
- a CDS encoding RAMP superfamily CRISPR-associated protein, whose product MATNSGGKATQKNLPKKKVITTPITGGDGGGKKGGGSGGHSGGGHGQNQPPSPWLQRENEPDPSPHKTASFVEYLRWMRQINCNPGQNGKDPTDPTTKVQILQMAMDNAKNYDARLSVCNQRTKAIAKETFEVTCPWRIRVGGHRGPESILLPAFDALGMPYIPSATLRGVARTQAIREVMQNTGKNWKDAEKDSLIVKHFGALDADKADQAGKVVFLDAYPTSGKCLAVDMANNIWSWEGNHLDYSPNPNPFLSLKEPTFLIGLRLISNCSDEQILTQVKKWLIAGLAAGVGSQVNTGYGQLLEDSKKLLNKPFLEVEFALEGQLIHGYQKFTQWQQNNHGDWQMRGKNEAEVRPTAFKSMLRYWFRVFALGVMSVGDVQEWEGKIFGAITPTQSHGFLRVNIINSSITRKEAQRNNDKSGEMAGTLILSFSPEAPEANQDLQALLKNLTWLMFNLGGLGQGARRPCYSRQNRQYAPWWRGSTLFIESDPDPWNDLDELSMKDFAKLLKRRLRSFYDALSGMTGQNINLNNLRNVGQVNRENWQEIADQNCRIVVTSGQGRNSKSYALSQLHSDKFKIQYRDELNYDGNLCGKVRGGVKPSPVWIADVGDYQVVTVFGATASPRSDYLQSLTGAIQIFPLS is encoded by the coding sequence ATGGCAACAAATTCAGGGGGAAAAGCCACTCAGAAAAATTTACCTAAAAAGAAAGTTATTACAACACCTATCACTGGCGGTGATGGTGGGGGCAAAAAAGGGGGTGGAAGCGGTGGTCATAGTGGTGGAGGCCATGGTCAAAATCAACCTCCTTCTCCTTGGCTACAACGTGAAAATGAACCTGATCCTAGTCCCCATAAAACAGCTTCTTTTGTCGAATATCTCCGCTGGATGCGGCAAATTAACTGTAATCCTGGTCAAAACGGGAAAGATCCAACAGACCCCACAACAAAAGTGCAAATTCTTCAGATGGCAATGGACAATGCCAAAAATTATGATGCCCGTCTAAGTGTTTGCAATCAGCGAACAAAGGCGATCGCCAAAGAAACCTTTGAAGTAACTTGCCCATGGCGCATTCGAGTGGGGGGACACCGGGGGCCAGAAAGCATTTTGCTACCAGCGTTTGATGCGTTGGGAATGCCCTATATCCCCTCGGCAACTTTACGGGGAGTGGCCCGAACCCAGGCGATCCGTGAGGTGATGCAAAACACAGGCAAAAACTGGAAAGATGCAGAAAAAGATTCCTTGATTGTTAAACACTTTGGGGCTTTGGATGCGGATAAGGCAGACCAGGCGGGCAAAGTTGTCTTTTTGGATGCCTATCCTACCTCTGGCAAGTGTTTGGCGGTGGATATGGCGAACAATATCTGGAGTTGGGAAGGAAATCATCTCGACTATTCTCCTAATCCCAATCCGTTCCTCTCGCTGAAAGAGCCAACATTTTTAATTGGATTACGTTTAATTTCTAACTGTTCAGACGAGCAAATTTTAACCCAGGTCAAAAAATGGCTGATTGCTGGCTTAGCGGCGGGGGTAGGTTCCCAGGTAAATACTGGTTATGGACAATTGTTAGAAGATTCTAAGAAATTACTGAATAAACCATTTTTAGAGGTAGAGTTTGCTTTAGAAGGACAGCTCATTCACGGTTATCAAAAGTTTACTCAGTGGCAACAAAATAACCATGGAGACTGGCAAATGCGGGGTAAAAATGAAGCAGAAGTGCGACCGACAGCGTTTAAGTCAATGTTACGGTATTGGTTCCGAGTTTTTGCTTTGGGTGTAATGTCTGTTGGAGATGTTCAAGAATGGGAAGGAAAGATTTTTGGGGCAATTACTCCCACTCAGTCCCATGGCTTTTTGCGAGTGAATATTATTAATAGTTCTATTACTCGAAAAGAAGCCCAAAGAAACAATGATAAATCCGGTGAAATGGCTGGAACTTTGATCCTAAGTTTTTCTCCTGAAGCACCCGAAGCAAACCAAGACTTACAAGCTTTACTAAAGAACTTGACTTGGTTAATGTTTAACTTAGGTGGGCTTGGGCAAGGAGCAAGAAGACCCTGCTACTCTCGCCAAAATCGTCAATATGCCCCTTGGTGGCGAGGCTCAACTTTATTTATTGAATCCGATCCTGATCCTTGGAATGATCTTGATGAGCTTTCTATGAAGGATTTTGCCAAGCTATTAAAACGCCGTTTGCGGAGCTTTTATGATGCTTTAAGTGGAATGACAGGGCAAAATATTAACTTAAATAATCTAAGAAATGTAGGGCAAGTTAATAGGGAAAATTGGCAAGAAATAGCGGATCAAAATTGTCGCATTGTGGTTACCTCTGGTCAAGGTCGTAATAGTAAATCCTATGCCCTATCTCAATTACATAGTGATAAATTTAAGATTCAATACCGTGATGAGCTAAATTATGATGGCAATCTTTGTGGCAAAGTGCGTGGTGGGGTTAAACCCTCTCCGGTCTGGATTGCAGATGTGGGGGATTACCAAGTAGTTACCGTTTTTGGTGCTACTGCATCTCCTCGTTCAGATTATTTACAGTCTTTGACTGGTGCAATTCAAATTTTTCCTTTGAGCTAA
- a CDS encoding type III-B CRISPR module-associated protein Cmr3, whose translation MYWYSLTPLDILLLRDAKPFTPGDRAWAGSIFPPNGHTLAGAVRSLLPQNQTISLIGPLLCHKETLYFPRPLGFVGKTPLLPLPWHDATSPLQSQMLWDKTQPAPLAPLETVSQKDIKRDEKEARTWLPLDVMMGYLQTGTIKPEDWARPEDEDSQPWTMESRPHNSIEAGTRQVKDSDGYFVENGIRLKENWSLAIAVDQTTHQQLQSFPQPLSMRLGGEGHRVTLAHQPALDQQWQRLQILSDQNYQQRQKAIAYLMTPGIFERGRDGVSTCRPYPWEWKLTHNQGSFISMATDRAVSISPRIRDRQRNPGHSIPAPQVFAAPPGTVYYLNQPQGLFADQDNAPKHLQQTRKLGYSHLLWVNLLESR comes from the coding sequence ATGTATTGGTATAGCCTCACTCCCCTCGATATTCTCCTACTCCGGGATGCTAAACCCTTCACCCCTGGCGATCGGGCCTGGGCTGGCAGTATTTTTCCCCCCAATGGTCATACCTTAGCGGGAGCAGTCCGGAGTTTGTTGCCCCAGAATCAAACCATCAGCTTAATAGGGCCATTGTTGTGTCATAAGGAAACCCTTTATTTTCCTCGACCGTTGGGCTTTGTCGGCAAAACCCCCCTGTTACCTTTGCCTTGGCACGATGCCACCAGTCCCTTACAAAGTCAGATGTTGTGGGATAAAACCCAGCCGGCCCCCTTAGCACCGCTGGAAACTGTTTCTCAGAAAGATATAAAACGGGACGAAAAAGAAGCCCGTACTTGGTTGCCCTTAGATGTGATGATGGGTTACTTGCAAACCGGGACCATTAAACCGGAGGATTGGGCCCGACCGGAGGACGAAGATAGTCAACCTTGGACCATGGAAAGTCGCCCCCACAATTCCATTGAAGCTGGCACTCGTCAGGTTAAGGACAGCGATGGTTACTTTGTGGAAAATGGCATTCGCTTAAAGGAAAATTGGTCGTTGGCGATCGCCGTTGACCAGACAACCCATCAACAATTGCAGAGTTTTCCCCAACCCCTTTCCATGCGACTGGGGGGAGAAGGCCATCGAGTCACCCTGGCCCATCAGCCGGCCTTAGACCAACAATGGCAACGCCTGCAAATATTGTCCGACCAGAACTATCAACAACGGCAAAAGGCGATCGCCTATTTAATGACCCCAGGCATTTTTGAGCGGGGCCGGGATGGGGTTTCCACCTGTCGTCCCTATCCCTGGGAGTGGAAACTAACTCACAATCAAGGTTCCTTTATCTCCATGGCGACGGATCGGGCTGTGTCCATTAGCCCCCGCATTCGGGATCGTCAGCGCAATCCAGGCCATAGCATCCCTGCCCCCCAGGTGTTTGCCGCCCCACCAGGCACTGTTTATTACCTGAACCAACCCCAGGGTTTATTTGCCGATCAGGATAATGCCCCCAAACATTTACAACAAACCAGAAAATTAGGTTATTCCCATTTGCTTTGGGTTAACTTACTGGAATCTCGGTAA
- the cas10 gene encoding type III-B CRISPR-associated protein Cas10/Cmr2, with product MSEVYWQAKIWGLLHDPALKALHNNSGRGGEGAWQSLGCMQNWVSPKSSTEKKDGELSNSWLDHIGLSDLIASASDRGAIHYIGTPIDYDGNGLELSHLLSGAKLPLKLANHSEIIGQGNRRTYLDQKELELIQQMPAEFLQGTDKAQECFWWLWRCLPEVVAQQFGAESLLMPAETRLPDASIWSHGSMTAALAGALAGYDTNIEDIAKGARNTPKSQAYLAVFTFSPIQELIKASRKIKDFWAGSWILHYLSAKVCWELAQQYGPDCFLYPSLYSQPLIDHWLLEKYGGQGFSQWVPQPGDRQLLTAGFPNVIMLVLPKEKVSAAMQSAKNHLLNAWRNIAHLVFAQLQQRHWQKNLNQTDPTWKHWLDAQWQTYWSAMAIGAEGKTLKSVGIPTQTPESKAQRDQWVREQNEAFSASLFAQEELDFIEKSTDLFIQQRNRNYAGSLNVGSWWADIFGQTRFTLSAVKNARNWKIPTAFGPRSTISGLGPVVHPQAPSHQRDWVTEGDTQKYWQRQAGLFDGSEQLNATETVKRGLEKVLPALLGRGAKELKTYYPDLTVGIAGYLKTQPDGLPIFQQACSAISQKILGDRHKVADSVTQDWGIPWVEENMEKKYHPRLLNSGWLVEELEDLDQIELPSYRQALQTEIEKFYPQNNPTSWYVLAAGDGDGMSEWLKGTKMRTYGDYFPQVLTVLEDLKPTFEPFSKQPKRMGPATHNALSRALLDFSNQLVPYLTEQRYAGRLIYSGGDDVLAYTNLWEWDQWLWDIRQAFRGDHDEHNEFDSTGHYWRSKTARKNLPQRPLFTMGDGATISFGITIAHHSVPLAIALEHLWEAEEEAKEHEYEEEGSKKSKDAVQVRIIYGNGNSLKATSKFDTFRAWQELVAIDDLDASTYETAATVLDQHSIPVREAIMPWVNVLVERRSNLHKDQQATLRSHLACFLIKLWQTTNPNDREKEAKNWLKVAAFMKRNRHIKFPHS from the coding sequence CTTGATCATATTGGTTTGTCCGATCTAATAGCCTCCGCCAGCGATCGGGGAGCCATTCATTATATTGGTACGCCCATAGACTATGACGGCAACGGGCTCGAACTTTCCCATCTCCTATCCGGGGCTAAGCTGCCATTAAAACTAGCAAATCATAGCGAAATTATTGGCCAAGGTAATCGACGTACTTACCTAGATCAAAAAGAATTAGAGCTGATCCAGCAAATGCCAGCGGAATTTCTCCAGGGTACAGACAAAGCCCAGGAATGCTTTTGGTGGTTATGGCGATGTTTGCCCGAAGTAGTGGCCCAACAATTTGGTGCAGAGAGCCTGTTAATGCCAGCGGAAACCCGTTTACCCGACGCTTCCATCTGGAGCCATGGCAGTATGACCGCCGCCTTAGCCGGAGCATTGGCGGGCTATGACACCAACATTGAAGACATTGCCAAAGGAGCGAGAAATACGCCCAAATCCCAAGCTTATCTGGCCGTATTCACCTTTAGCCCCATTCAAGAACTAATTAAAGCCAGCCGTAAAATCAAAGACTTTTGGGCCGGGTCTTGGATATTGCACTACTTGTCCGCCAAAGTTTGTTGGGAATTGGCCCAGCAGTATGGCCCCGATTGTTTCCTGTACCCCAGCCTGTACAGTCAACCCTTGATCGACCATTGGTTGCTAGAAAAATATGGTGGGCAAGGCTTTAGTCAGTGGGTGCCCCAGCCAGGCGATCGCCAATTATTAACAGCGGGATTTCCCAACGTAATTATGTTGGTACTGCCCAAGGAAAAAGTCAGCGCCGCCATGCAATCGGCCAAAAATCATCTACTAAACGCTTGGCGAAATATTGCCCATTTAGTCTTTGCACAATTGCAACAACGACATTGGCAAAAAAACTTAAACCAAACCGATCCCACTTGGAAGCATTGGCTTGATGCCCAGTGGCAGACCTATTGGAGTGCCATGGCGATCGGGGCGGAGGGAAAAACCTTAAAAAGTGTGGGCATTCCCACCCAAACGCCTGAAAGTAAAGCCCAGCGAGACCAATGGGTTAGGGAACAAAATGAAGCATTTTCCGCCAGTTTATTTGCCCAGGAAGAATTGGACTTTATCGAAAAATCTACGGATTTGTTTATCCAGCAACGGAACCGTAACTATGCGGGTAGCTTAAATGTGGGTTCCTGGTGGGCAGATATCTTTGGCCAAACCAGATTTACCCTTAGTGCGGTTAAAAATGCCCGCAACTGGAAAATTCCCACTGCCTTTGGCCCCCGATCCACCATTTCCGGCCTTGGGCCAGTGGTCCATCCCCAAGCCCCTAGTCACCAACGAGATTGGGTTACAGAGGGAGATACGCAAAAATATTGGCAACGACAGGCAGGGTTATTTGATGGCAGTGAACAGTTAAATGCCACGGAAACAGTGAAGCGGGGTTTGGAAAAAGTTTTGCCTGCATTATTGGGACGGGGAGCCAAGGAATTAAAAACCTATTACCCAGACCTCACGGTGGGCATAGCGGGATATTTAAAAACCCAACCGGATGGTTTACCCATTTTTCAGCAGGCCTGCTCCGCCATCTCCCAAAAAATCCTTGGCGATCGCCATAAAGTGGCCGATTCTGTTACCCAAGATTGGGGGATTCCCTGGGTCGAAGAAAACATGGAGAAAAAATATCATCCCCGGCTATTAAATTCGGGTTGGTTAGTGGAAGAATTGGAAGATCTCGACCAAATAGAGTTGCCCAGTTATCGCCAAGCATTGCAAACAGAAATAGAAAAATTTTATCCCCAGAATAATCCCACTAGTTGGTATGTTTTAGCCGCGGGGGACGGGGATGGCATGAGTGAATGGCTCAAGGGCACCAAAATGAGAACCTACGGCGATTACTTTCCCCAAGTTTTAACTGTGCTGGAAGACCTAAAGCCAACTTTTGAACCCTTTAGCAAACAGCCTAAACGGATGGGTCCCGCTACCCATAACGCCCTTAGCCGAGCCCTGCTGGATTTTTCTAACCAATTGGTGCCCTATCTCACTGAACAAAGATATGCAGGCAGATTAATTTATAGCGGTGGAGATGACGTACTGGCCTACACCAATCTGTGGGAATGGGATCAATGGTTGTGGGATATTCGCCAAGCCTTTCGCGGCGATCACGATGAACACAACGAATTTGACAGCACGGGGCATTATTGGCGCTCAAAAACTGCCCGCAAAAACTTGCCCCAACGGCCCTTGTTTACCATGGGGGATGGGGCCACCATTAGCTTTGGCATTACCATTGCCCATCATTCTGTCCCCCTGGCGATCGCCTTGGAGCATCTTTGGGAAGCAGAAGAGGAAGCCAAGGAACATGAGTACGAAGAAGAAGGGAGTAAAAAATCTAAGGATGCAGTACAGGTTCGTATCATCTACGGCAACGGCAACAGCTTGAAAGCCACCAGCAAATTTGACACGTTTAGGGCATGGCAAGAGTTAGTGGCCATTGACGATTTGGATGCTTCCACCTATGAAACCGCCGCTACAGTTTTAGACCAGCATTCCATTCCTGTCCGGGAAGCAATTATGCCCTGGGTCAATGTATTAGTGGAGCGCCGCAGTAATTTGCACAAAGATCAACAAGCAACTTTGAGATCCCATTTAGCTTGCTTTTTGATCAAACTTTGGCAAACCACTAACCCCAATGATCGGGAAAAAGAAGCCAAAAATTGGCTTAAAGTTGCCGCATTTATGAAACGGAACCGTCACATTAAATTTCCCCATTCCTAA
- a CDS encoding TIGR03985 family CRISPR-associated protein produces MESTFEYSPTVPLLSHLLQGKGLKNPINLGKAIRLWVLLRCIYGHESDPIYCHLNESFTYPEWRDAFFLEQKLFHQNFNTDSLEHSNSQCPCYKSIHQWLFADYLATDQQQWYEDFRETCYLAGDADIKDFLDTLSWEKSKSNDDKNRLFACVPRTINNNLKELVKLGYLEKIGDKFHKLEEIDFSSLAQSKLVDANFNFPNLSYIRQEDLSEVPDLFRATMGQKQRFFMHVDYVVAKRDLDNDWPYRFQQLWQENEFPILRLEYDSVSLHRLVKRITYPVCIYYYQRALYLCAYGQDPKDRNKLDWYNYRLDRIKVMANLDWSDPEIPLLLQEQYHQQNLFTADYIDTQLSRGFGFDFYKPLKTMVLRFNQDFSERYIDESFRHETFKKFDTVRQLSTWLGQQQLQPAEKKQLQRVIKQWQVQGEQEPTHSYFRMDYRHQDNNVIMRLRAWGPNVEVLFPLDLRQRMASDVQAMAALYSH; encoded by the coding sequence ATGGAATCTACGTTTGAATATTCTCCCACAGTCCCCCTACTTTCCCATCTGCTCCAAGGCAAGGGCTTGAAAAATCCGATTAATTTGGGCAAGGCAATACGGCTTTGGGTACTTCTGCGTTGCATCTATGGCCATGAATCTGACCCCATTTACTGCCATCTCAACGAGAGTTTTACCTACCCTGAGTGGCGTGACGCATTTTTCTTAGAACAGAAATTATTTCATCAAAATTTTAATACAGATAGCTTGGAGCATAGCAACAGCCAATGTCCCTGCTATAAATCCATCCATCAATGGTTATTTGCCGACTATTTAGCAACGGATCAACAACAGTGGTATGAAGATTTTCGGGAAACTTGTTATCTGGCGGGAGATGCTGATATTAAAGATTTTCTTGATACCTTAAGCTGGGAAAAAAGTAAATCTAATGACGATAAAAATCGTTTATTTGCCTGTGTTCCTAGGACTATAAATAATAACCTTAAGGAGTTGGTCAAACTAGGTTATTTAGAAAAAATAGGTGATAAATTCCACAAGCTAGAGGAAATTGATTTTAGTTCTCTAGCCCAAAGTAAGCTGGTGGATGCTAACTTTAATTTTCCTAATCTGTCCTATATCCGTCAAGAAGATCTCAGTGAAGTACCGGATTTATTCCGGGCCACTATGGGTCAGAAACAGCGGTTTTTTATGCACGTTGATTATGTGGTAGCCAAAAGAGATCTAGATAATGATTGGCCCTACCGTTTTCAGCAACTGTGGCAGGAAAATGAGTTTCCTATCCTTAGGCTAGAGTATGACAGTGTGAGTTTACACCGCCTTGTTAAACGCATTACCTATCCGGTCTGTATTTATTATTACCAACGGGCTTTATATCTTTGTGCTTATGGCCAAGATCCCAAAGATAGAAATAAGTTGGATTGGTATAACTATCGCCTTGACCGCATTAAAGTCATGGCCAATTTAGATTGGTCTGACCCAGAAATTCCTTTGCTTTTGCAGGAACAATATCATCAACAAAATTTGTTTACTGCTGATTACATTGATACCCAGTTAAGTCGGGGCTTTGGCTTTGATTTTTATAAACCCCTTAAAACCATGGTGCTCCGTTTTAATCAGGATTTTTCTGAACGGTATATTGACGAAAGTTTTCGCCATGAAACCTTCAAAAAGTTTGACACTGTCCGGCAGTTATCTACTTGGCTGGGGCAACAACAGCTCCAGCCTGCCGAAAAAAAACAGTTACAACGGGTAATTAAGCAATGGCAGGTCCAAGGAGAACAAGAACCAACCCATAGTTATTTCCGCATGGACTATCGCCACCAAGACAATAACGTCATTATGCGTCTGCGAGCTTGGGGACCCAATGTAGAGGTGCTATTTCCCCTGGATTTACGGCAACGGATGGCGTCGGATGTGCAGGCCATGGCGGCCCTTTACTCCCATTAG